One region of Spirochaeta lutea genomic DNA includes:
- a CDS encoding Fe(3+) ABC transporter substrate-binding protein, translating into MITYRNNWKLALGAVLFIVLTAGLVSAGGAEEGRSDEQPGVVNVYSHRHYDADQQLFQDFTRQTGITVNVVQAGADQLIERLRAEGENSPADLLITVDAGRLHRATDLGLLQTVESPTLEENVPAHLRHPGGYWYGLTKRARVIVYDKTKTGPGAMDYEDLADPDLPGEILVRSSSSIYNISLLASIINARGEDAAAQWARGVVENMARSPQGNDRDQMKALVAGAGDYALVNTYYVGLLLNSSDPEEQRVGERIGILFPNQSGRGAHVNVSGAGITAHAPNPENALRLLEFLTGEEAQGVFAQVNYEYPVNPRVEPGETISAWGEFIEDTADLKVLGELGPQAIRIFDQAGWR; encoded by the coding sequence ATGATTACGTACCGAAACAATTGGAAACTGGCTCTCGGAGCGGTTCTTTTCATAGTATTGACTGCAGGCCTGGTTTCGGCCGGCGGCGCAGAGGAAGGGAGGAGTGACGAGCAACCCGGGGTGGTGAACGTGTACAGCCACCGCCACTACGATGCAGATCAGCAGCTCTTCCAGGACTTTACCCGGCAGACGGGGATTACAGTGAATGTGGTCCAGGCTGGGGCGGACCAGCTCATCGAACGCCTCCGGGCGGAAGGTGAAAACAGTCCCGCGGACCTCCTGATTACCGTGGACGCCGGGAGACTGCACCGGGCCACCGACCTGGGGCTCCTTCAAACAGTCGAATCCCCAACCCTGGAAGAGAATGTCCCGGCACATCTACGCCATCCCGGGGGCTACTGGTACGGTCTGACGAAACGTGCCAGGGTTATTGTCTACGACAAGACCAAGACCGGTCCCGGGGCCATGGACTATGAGGACCTTGCAGATCCCGATCTGCCCGGGGAGATACTGGTGCGCTCCAGTTCCAGCATTTACAATATCAGCCTGCTGGCAAGTATCATCAATGCCCGGGGCGAGGATGCTGCTGCCCAATGGGCCCGGGGTGTGGTGGAAAACATGGCGAGGTCCCCCCAGGGAAACGATAGGGATCAAATGAAGGCCCTGGTGGCCGGCGCCGGGGATTATGCCCTGGTAAATACCTACTACGTGGGTCTGCTCCTGAATTCTTCGGATCCGGAAGAACAGCGGGTGGGAGAACGGATCGGCATTCTGTTCCCCAACCAATCCGGAAGGGGCGCCCATGTCAATGTGAGCGGTGCGGGAATAACCGCCCACGCTCCCAATCCCGAGAATGCCCTCAGGCTCCTGGAATTCCTCACCGGGGAGGAGGCTCAGGGGGTGTTCGCCCAGGTGAACTACGAGTATCCGGTGAATCCCCGGGTCGAACCCGGGGAAACCATCAGCGCCTGGGGTGAGTTTATCGAGGATACCGCTGATCTGAAGGTTCTCGGTGAGCTGGGTCCCCAAGCGATACGGATCTTCGACCAGGCCGGTTGGCGCTAG
- a CDS encoding Crp/Fnr family transcriptional regulator, with the protein MDQGVRDRIISQFLKHFPANREAAQAFAETSQLQSCKKGDIVKRAGTREEWIYLIVSGSAGIFIPGTDKTICLDLCLEGDFLTEYESLITGEITSCFTQCLEPCTLAKIPVSTIQCDQTGRLRGILDSASQAMFVDRQNRLISLLTQTPMERFSQLRRDHPELMAKVSVTVLASWLGISREHLSRLRAR; encoded by the coding sequence ATGGATCAAGGCGTTCGGGACAGGATCATTTCCCAATTTCTCAAACATTTTCCAGCTAATAGGGAGGCAGCCCAGGCCTTCGCGGAAACCAGTCAACTGCAGTCCTGTAAGAAGGGGGACATTGTTAAACGCGCCGGAACCAGGGAGGAATGGATTTATCTCATAGTATCGGGTAGCGCTGGGATTTTTATACCCGGAACCGACAAGACCATCTGCCTGGATCTTTGCTTAGAAGGAGATTTCCTGACCGAATACGAAAGCCTGATCACCGGAGAAATCACCAGCTGTTTCACCCAATGCCTTGAACCCTGTACCCTGGCTAAGATCCCCGTGTCGACCATCCAATGCGATCAAACCGGGAGGCTCCGGGGTATACTCGATTCTGCGAGCCAGGCGATGTTCGTTGACCGTCAGAACCGGTTAATCAGCCTGTTAACCCAAACCCCCATGGAACGCTTCTCCCAACTCCGCAGGGATCATCCCGAGCTCATGGCGAAGGTCTCCGTTACGGTCCTGGCTTCATGGCTTGGTATAAGCCGGGAGCATCTGAGCCGGTTGCGCGCTCGGTAG
- a CDS encoding ABC transporter ATP-binding protein, giving the protein MNHVLDVLSITKTYPGEVSPAVQGVTLGLQAGEIHAITGESGSGKSTTLRIIAGFENPQAGRVLIQDRLVADAEAGKSLAPEKRNIGMVFQDHALFPHLTIQENIGFGLTRSSGLSKPAIRERIDELLEIVHLRPFRRKYPHEISGGQAQRVALARALAPRPAVLLMDEPFNSLDVRLKQHLIPQVRQAIQATQTPTLLVTHDRNEAFDLADRISIMHQGRILQSGSPQELYERPVSCYVAEFFGRASMLHRRGETYMIRPEHLVFTPLAEETSSVMEIEILGRYYRGHHWELEGLIQRCPEVPEFAGQVVSCYVAGTALPGDQVVSLYFRKSALQRLPL; this is encoded by the coding sequence ATGAACCATGTATTGGATGTTCTGAGTATCACGAAAACCTATCCCGGGGAGGTTTCTCCGGCGGTCCAGGGGGTAACCCTGGGGCTGCAAGCCGGGGAAATCCATGCCATTACCGGGGAGAGCGGGTCAGGAAAATCCACAACCCTGCGGATCATTGCTGGGTTCGAGAATCCCCAGGCCGGACGGGTTCTCATTCAGGACCGGTTGGTGGCCGATGCAGAGGCGGGAAAAAGTCTTGCCCCTGAAAAACGGAACATCGGTATGGTGTTTCAGGATCATGCCCTCTTCCCCCACCTCACCATCCAGGAAAATATCGGATTCGGTCTGACCCGGTCATCCGGGTTATCCAAACCGGCCATCCGGGAGCGTATTGATGAGCTGCTGGAGATTGTTCACCTCCGGCCCTTCCGCCGCAAATACCCCCATGAAATTTCCGGGGGCCAAGCCCAGCGGGTGGCCCTCGCCCGGGCCCTGGCACCCCGGCCTGCAGTACTGCTCATGGATGAGCCCTTTAACAGCCTGGACGTTCGGTTAAAGCAGCATCTCATTCCCCAGGTGCGCCAGGCCATCCAAGCCACCCAAACCCCCACCCTCCTGGTCACCCACGACCGAAACGAGGCCTTCGATCTGGCTGACCGCATTTCCATCATGCATCAGGGCAGAATCCTGCAAAGCGGAAGCCCCCAGGAACTCTACGAACGGCCGGTGAGCTGCTACGTAGCCGAGTTCTTCGGCCGGGCATCCATGCTCCATCGCAGGGGCGAAACGTATATGATCCGTCCGGAGCATCTGGTTTTCACACCCCTGGCGGAAGAAACCTCCAGCGTCATGGAGATTGAAATCCTTGGGCGTTACTACCGCGGTCATCACTGGGAACTGGAGGGGCTGATACAGCGCTGTCCGGAGGTTCCCGAGTTTGCCGGTCAGGTTGTCTCCTGCTATGTCGCCGGAACCGCCCTTCCCGGGGATCAAGTGGTTTCCCTGTATTTCAGAAAGAGTGCTTTGCAGCGCCTTCCTTTATGA
- a CDS encoding amino acid ABC transporter permease — translation MDYSWAWYEVSPFSAQGQRNLSFMLEGLLPTLSVSLAAFGVSIALGLVIALLGFIPWKPAKILNRVWVELFRSIPFLVMILWVYYGLPISIGIDLNIFSAAVVALALTDSAFEAEIFRGGIQSIGKDQLETARSLGLTPGQTMVSVVLPQAIRRILPPLGNQFVYMLKISSLASVIGFAELTRKANELTLIKYRPLEIYTVLILEYLALILLASWLVRRLEARLGSSQEGHG, via the coding sequence ATGGACTATTCATGGGCCTGGTATGAGGTTTCGCCCTTCAGCGCTCAGGGACAACGCAACCTGAGTTTCATGCTGGAGGGCCTGCTACCCACCCTGAGCGTGAGCCTGGCCGCCTTCGGTGTATCCATTGCTCTGGGCTTGGTGATCGCCCTGCTGGGATTTATTCCCTGGAAACCCGCGAAGATCCTCAACCGGGTTTGGGTGGAGCTATTCCGCTCGATCCCCTTTCTGGTCATGATCCTCTGGGTTTACTACGGACTGCCCATCAGCATTGGGATTGATTTGAATATTTTCTCCGCCGCGGTGGTAGCCCTGGCACTTACCGACAGCGCCTTCGAGGCGGAGATCTTCCGGGGTGGCATACAATCCATCGGGAAGGACCAGCTTGAGACGGCGCGGTCTCTGGGCCTTACCCCCGGACAAACCATGGTATCCGTGGTTCTTCCCCAGGCTATCCGCCGGATTCTGCCTCCCCTGGGTAATCAATTTGTATACATGCTGAAGATTTCTTCCCTGGCGTCGGTCATCGGGTTTGCGGAGCTCACCCGGAAAGCGAACGAGTTAACCCTAATCAAATACCGCCCCCTGGAAATCTACACCGTTCTCATTCTGGAATACCTTGCCCTGATCCTTCTTGCATCATGGCTGGTGAGAAGGCTCGAGGCTCGCTTGGGATCCTCTCAGGAGGGACACGGCTGA
- a CDS encoding ABC transporter permease yields MRKPENPEAPGGPGLRPGFARFWGISEGWNHPKPRPYGLGRYGFWKFFLVLVSLALIIPLAGPLAQLILPRGKAWDHLAGTVLGRYSATTLILVAGVVPLSGILGTVSAWIVSRYRLPLGWMVDLLLILPLGLPSYLTAYAYAGVFDYFGPLHDALVFLGMSREAASGLRIQSLPGLIFVLTVSLYPYVYIVMRSRFSHGLTAPLEAARSLGARGFRQFWGVALPISRPALAGAMGIVLMEVLGEYGAVTYFGFDTLTTGVFKAWFGFYDLASAGRLGGMVILLVLGILWVEQRLRRNRGFSAEYRRSRDLERMGVLPWKAAGLGLIAVLPGVLGFLVPVMQILSWAWMALPEARWAPVMAGISNTLGLALGTALLGVVLSVFLGYARRLSGRGVLFRFSEISLLGHSIPGAVVSLGVLGLGGVVSSWLGLNTSVGAAAIMLLVFGYLVRFLSVAQRPISAALEHSGRSLDEAGRSLGCGPLATLLRVHVPTLGRPAAAGLVLMFLDIAKELPLTIILRPFNFNTLAVRAYELAANEMVHAAAIPSSMLVILGMIGVLLIRKRLL; encoded by the coding sequence ATGCGGAAGCCGGAAAATCCGGAAGCCCCGGGGGGACCGGGGCTCCGTCCGGGTTTTGCCAGATTTTGGGGGATCTCCGAGGGTTGGAATCACCCTAAACCGAGACCATACGGCCTCGGTCGCTACGGATTCTGGAAATTCTTCCTGGTATTGGTATCCCTGGCCTTGATAATCCCCCTGGCTGGCCCCCTGGCACAGTTGATTCTGCCCCGGGGGAAGGCCTGGGACCACCTGGCCGGCACCGTTCTTGGGCGGTACAGCGCCACCACCCTCATTCTGGTGGCGGGGGTGGTTCCCCTCAGCGGGATCCTGGGTACCGTCAGCGCCTGGATTGTGAGCCGCTACCGCCTGCCCCTGGGATGGATGGTAGATCTGCTCCTGATCCTGCCCCTGGGACTGCCCAGTTACCTTACCGCCTATGCCTATGCCGGAGTGTTTGACTATTTCGGCCCCCTGCATGATGCCCTGGTGTTTCTGGGGATGAGCCGGGAGGCTGCCTCGGGCCTACGGATTCAGAGCCTTCCGGGGCTTATATTCGTACTGACTGTTTCCCTGTATCCCTACGTGTACATCGTGATGCGAAGCCGTTTTTCTCACGGCCTCACTGCGCCCCTGGAGGCGGCCCGGAGTTTGGGTGCCCGGGGCTTCCGGCAGTTCTGGGGGGTGGCGCTGCCTATCAGCCGCCCTGCCTTGGCGGGGGCTATGGGCATCGTGCTCATGGAGGTGTTGGGGGAATACGGCGCAGTAACCTACTTCGGGTTTGATACCCTGACCACCGGGGTTTTTAAGGCGTGGTTCGGGTTTTACGATTTGGCGTCGGCTGGGCGTCTGGGTGGCATGGTGATTTTGTTGGTGCTGGGGATCTTGTGGGTGGAGCAGCGGCTTCGCCGGAACCGGGGGTTCAGCGCCGAGTACCGACGCAGCCGTGATCTGGAACGAATGGGGGTTCTCCCCTGGAAGGCGGCCGGCCTGGGGCTGATTGCGGTTCTCCCGGGGGTGCTGGGATTTCTTGTTCCGGTGATGCAGATCCTCTCCTGGGCATGGATGGCCCTGCCGGAGGCTCGGTGGGCTCCGGTGATGGCGGGGATCAGCAATACCCTGGGGCTCGCCCTGGGAACGGCCCTTCTCGGGGTGGTTCTCAGTGTGTTCCTGGGGTATGCCAGGAGGCTGAGCGGCCGGGGGGTCCTGTTCCGGTTTTCCGAGATCTCCCTATTGGGCCACAGCATTCCCGGTGCGGTCGTCAGCCTCGGGGTGCTGGGTCTGGGCGGAGTGGTATCCTCATGGCTCGGCCTCAACACCAGTGTCGGCGCGGCGGCAATCATGCTCCTGGTCTTCGGATATTTGGTGCGTTTTCTCTCGGTGGCTCAGCGGCCCATATCGGCAGCTTTGGAGCATTCCGGACGCAGCCTTGATGAGGCAGGCAGGAGTCTGGGCTGCGGGCCCTTGGCGACCCTGCTGCGGGTGCATGTACCGACCCTGGGGCGTCCGGCAGCTGCAGGCCTGGTATTAATGTTCCTGGATATTGCCAAGGAACTCCCCCTAACGATCATCCTCCGGCCCTTCAACTTCAATACCCTGGCGGTCCGGGCTTACGAGCTTGCTGCGAACGAGATGGTGCATGCGGCGGCGATTCCGAGTTCAATGCTGGTTATCCTGGGGATGATCGGGGTTCTGCTCATACGAAAGAGGCTCTTATGA
- a CDS encoding CPBP family intramembrane glutamic endopeptidase, which translates to MTMKPILLSGLSMVFFALFMLVFSEVIPLEGVWKMATYQGGILIVSLISLGILALRRKKPLVFLRKGDIAAPGDRMRLLLVKQGTSWTNTGLSLTVVISLVLGVFMFGNASQSGAEFSSRALLQHLPIILAFSISNAWSEELFFRLIPGEIVAGTPGEGYFPLLSAIVFGAAHWWGSPGGPVGIIMSGFLGYALARSVLETRGMFWAFLIHFIQDLIIFSALFGFDLVA; encoded by the coding sequence ATGACAATGAAACCCATACTACTATCGGGACTCAGCATGGTGTTTTTCGCCCTGTTCATGCTGGTTTTCTCAGAGGTAATTCCCCTGGAGGGTGTTTGGAAGATGGCTACCTATCAGGGGGGTATTCTGATTGTATCCCTCATTTCCTTGGGCATCCTGGCGTTACGGCGCAAAAAACCCCTGGTGTTTCTCCGGAAAGGAGACATTGCAGCCCCGGGTGATCGGATGCGCCTGTTACTCGTCAAGCAGGGGACCAGTTGGACCAACACGGGGTTAAGCCTAACGGTGGTGATATCCCTGGTTCTCGGGGTATTCATGTTCGGGAATGCCTCCCAGAGCGGGGCAGAGTTTTCTTCCCGGGCGCTGCTTCAGCATCTCCCCATCATACTCGCCTTTTCCATCAGCAACGCCTGGAGCGAGGAGCTGTTCTTCCGCCTGATCCCCGGGGAAATCGTTGCAGGTACGCCTGGCGAAGGATATTTCCCCCTACTATCTGCTATCGTGTTTGGGGCCGCTCATTGGTGGGGAAGCCCTGGCGGTCCGGTGGGAATTATCATGTCAGGATTTCTCGGGTATGCCCTGGCACGGTCGGTACTCGAGACCCGGGGCATGTTCTGGGCGTTTCTAATCCATTTTATCCAGGATCTGATTATCTTCAGCGCCCTGTTCGGCTTCGACCTTGTAGCCTAG
- a CDS encoding transporter substrate-binding domain-containing protein yields MRHGYRPVLGLFLLVMVILMVGCTPSEGGTQGGDSSAAGSRGSALDQILERGSIRVGTTGDYFLSFIDPETGERAGFEIELVQMLAEDLDIEVEWVQTDWANLISGIAAGKYDITGAASYNMGRARSAGYTNPVLDYGTVPLVLAARVGEFSTWEDVNSGNVTVAVRQGTSFEDLSRVIAPEAQITAIASPATEYQEVLTGKADLALTSSIDAANLVSQYPQLAIPDLPARVRTPIGMLTPRGDFTLINFLNTWIASQEYSGALEELRQRWNL; encoded by the coding sequence GTGAGACACGGATACAGACCTGTTCTTGGTCTTTTTTTATTGGTAATGGTGATTCTAATGGTTGGTTGTACCCCGTCTGAAGGGGGTACCCAGGGGGGTGATTCATCCGCCGCGGGCTCCCGGGGTTCAGCCCTCGACCAGATACTCGAACGGGGAAGCATCCGAGTCGGCACCACGGGTGACTATTTTCTGAGTTTTATAGATCCGGAAACCGGTGAACGGGCCGGGTTTGAGATTGAGCTCGTTCAAATGTTGGCGGAGGATCTTGATATTGAGGTGGAGTGGGTACAGACGGACTGGGCTAACCTGATTAGCGGAATCGCCGCCGGAAAGTACGATATTACCGGAGCTGCCAGCTACAACATGGGCCGGGCGAGGAGTGCAGGATATACCAATCCGGTTCTGGACTACGGTACGGTTCCCCTGGTGTTGGCTGCCAGGGTCGGCGAGTTTTCCACCTGGGAGGATGTGAATTCAGGGAATGTTACGGTAGCGGTGCGTCAGGGAACATCCTTTGAAGATCTTAGCCGGGTCATCGCCCCGGAGGCCCAGATAACCGCCATTGCCAGCCCGGCAACGGAGTACCAAGAGGTGCTAACCGGAAAGGCCGACCTTGCCCTAACATCCAGTATCGATGCTGCCAACCTAGTCTCCCAATATCCCCAGCTCGCCATCCCGGATCTTCCGGCCAGGGTCCGGACCCCCATAGGAATGCTCACTCCCCGGGGTGATTTCACCCTTATCAACTTCCTCAACACCTGGATTGCATCCCAGGAGTATTCCGGGGCGCTGGAAGAGTTGCGGCAGCGCTGGAACCTGTAA
- a CDS encoding NAD(P)/FAD-dependent oxidoreductase, with the protein MNKPIVIVGQGIAGSTLALELIRRGYKPFVLDASWIFGSTAAAGGSVHPWVLSKQRPTWRGLESFETAQRWYRSAEAMLGLRVWHPLSLYRLSPSGKSPGPSPALASPDTGSMGANSRDAEKHILEDGRIVHAGFGAWLNTRVLVSGIRGYLARRNMLRTAILGERDINFKDRIISLPGGKTLGYSALVLATGLQASQGHGLPWLPPATHLPFYGVLGSIIELYLPELQLPGLIHGPVNILPIPGTGRIRIGTTYHREYKDATTPPNDAQDLCRRAAAILGGFDAADLFRRIEACWSGIRPASRDRLPFMGPVPGYENNGVYCFNGLGTRGLLTAPGLAAQLADALGGTDSLPEDLLPNRGRV; encoded by the coding sequence ATGAACAAACCCATCGTCATTGTGGGCCAGGGCATTGCCGGTTCAACCCTGGCCCTCGAACTGATCCGGCGGGGGTACAAGCCTTTTGTGCTTGATGCCTCATGGATCTTCGGTTCCACCGCAGCGGCAGGGGGAAGCGTTCACCCCTGGGTCCTTTCCAAACAGAGACCTACCTGGCGGGGACTTGAAAGCTTCGAAACCGCCCAGCGCTGGTATCGGTCAGCTGAGGCGATGCTAGGATTACGGGTGTGGCATCCTCTCTCCCTGTATAGGCTATCACCCTCGGGAAAGTCCCCCGGTCCATCACCAGCCTTGGCATCCCCCGACACCGGGTCGATGGGTGCAAACAGCCGGGATGCCGAGAAACACATCCTGGAAGACGGCCGGATTGTTCATGCCGGATTTGGGGCCTGGTTGAATACCCGGGTCCTAGTATCGGGCATCAGGGGGTACCTGGCTCGGAGAAACATGCTTCGTACGGCTATCCTGGGAGAACGGGACATTAATTTCAAGGACCGTATTATTTCCCTACCCGGGGGTAAGACCCTCGGATACTCAGCCCTGGTGCTCGCCACCGGGCTTCAGGCGAGCCAGGGCCACGGTCTGCCCTGGCTGCCGCCGGCAACTCATCTGCCCTTTTACGGTGTCCTGGGCTCGATTATTGAACTCTATCTTCCGGAACTGCAGCTTCCGGGGCTCATTCACGGTCCGGTGAACATCCTGCCGATTCCCGGAACCGGGCGCATACGAATCGGCACAACCTACCACCGGGAGTACAAAGACGCGACCACCCCCCCCAATGATGCCCAGGACCTCTGTCGACGGGCAGCGGCTATCCTCGGGGGATTCGACGCCGCGGATTTGTTCCGCCGGATTGAGGCCTGCTGGTCGGGAATTCGGCCGGCGAGCCGGGACAGACTGCCCTTCATGGGTCCGGTTCCGGGGTACGAGAACAACGGGGTGTATTGCTTCAACGGATTGGGAACCCGGGGGCTGCTAACGGCTCCGGGTTTGGCAGCTCAGTTGGCGGATGCCTTGGGGGGAACCGACTCACTTCCCGAGGATCTGCTTCCTAACAGGGGCAGGGTGTAG
- a CDS encoding 2'-5' RNA ligase family protein: MNEHFGIIALLDKDLTHRIRELWKSVSEQGLGKDLFNSPVPPHITVYGFSTLLDSATLVERLHDLTQAAKPIPLRFSMTGRFLAPPHPFILVPSPVPELTRLRDRLYRTALPYTAHPRPYFETQEWMPHCTLAVEYPQNRLEQLQALIDAQITDGHSLSGTITDIAIARYSQDGLYQLRYTLPLLGSRSSGSESVPPKASAN; this comes from the coding sequence ATGAACGAGCATTTCGGAATAATTGCCCTCCTGGACAAGGATCTGACCCACCGGATTCGTGAGCTCTGGAAGAGCGTATCGGAGCAGGGACTGGGCAAGGATCTGTTCAATTCACCCGTTCCGCCCCATATTACCGTGTATGGGTTTTCTACTCTTCTGGACTCAGCCACCCTGGTAGAGCGGCTGCATGATCTGACCCAGGCGGCTAAACCCATCCCCCTGCGGTTCAGTATGACCGGGCGATTTCTGGCTCCGCCCCATCCCTTTATTCTGGTACCCTCTCCGGTTCCCGAGCTCACCCGCCTCCGGGATCGTTTATACCGCACAGCCCTACCGTACACCGCCCATCCCAGACCCTACTTCGAAACCCAGGAATGGATGCCCCACTGCACCCTGGCGGTGGAATATCCCCAGAATCGTCTGGAACAGCTCCAGGCCCTGATCGATGCCCAGATCACCGACGGTCATAGTCTATCCGGAACCATAACCGATATAGCCATCGCACGGTACAGTCAGGACGGCCTCTACCAGCTCCGCTACACCCTGCCCCTGTTAGGAAGCAGATCCTCGGGAAGTGAGTCGGTTCCCCCCAAGGCATCCGCCAACTGA
- a CDS encoding metal-dependent transcriptional regulator has translation MNKPHETELTSSQEDYLTTIWRIVREKQAARATDISRRMGVTGPSVTSALRSLSEKGLVNYAPYDIITLTARGQELADSIERRQKVLRTFLSTVLALSADVAEENANRLEHAVSPVVLSRLTKFIEYYETCPGEKVRFIEDMGYFCEGHSPECRNCAAMRHPDFGFHAAKGPAAEG, from the coding sequence GTGAACAAGCCCCATGAAACCGAGCTAACCAGCAGCCAAGAAGACTATCTCACCACCATCTGGCGCATCGTCAGGGAGAAACAAGCCGCCAGAGCTACGGATATTTCCCGGCGCATGGGAGTAACCGGTCCCTCGGTTACCAGCGCTCTACGGAGCCTGTCGGAAAAGGGGCTGGTGAACTATGCTCCCTATGACATTATCACCCTTACAGCCCGGGGACAGGAACTGGCCGACAGTATCGAGCGGCGCCAGAAGGTTCTGCGGACCTTTCTGTCCACGGTTCTGGCGCTCTCGGCGGATGTGGCTGAGGAGAATGCAAACCGGCTGGAACATGCCGTCAGCCCTGTGGTGCTGAGCCGGCTGACCAAGTTCATTGAGTATTACGAAACCTGCCCCGGCGAAAAGGTCCGCTTTATCGAGGATATGGGGTATTTCTGCGAGGGACATTCCCCGGAGTGCAGAAACTGCGCTGCTATGCGGCACCCGGATTTCGGATTTCATGCAGCCAAGGGCCCTGCAGCGGAGGGCTGA